One genomic window of Oryctolagus cuniculus chromosome 11, mOryCun1.1, whole genome shotgun sequence includes the following:
- the LOC138844256 gene encoding fibrinogen alpha-1 chain-like, with the protein MMTRWGERGTTGLHLAKAGNSGALGAGGTQGRTLRGLCSGALGAGGTQGRTLRGLCSGALGAGGTQGRTLRGLCSGALGAGGTQGRTLRGLCSGALGAGGTQGRTLRGLCSGALGAGGTQGRTLRGLCSGALGAGGTQGRTLRGLCSGALGAGGTQGRTLRGLCSGALGAGGTQGRTLRGLCSGALGAGGTQGRTLRGLCSGALGAGGTQGRTLRGLCSGALGAGGTQGRTLRGLCSGALGAGGTQGRTLRGLCSGALGAGGTQGRTLRGLCSGALGAGRTQGRTLRGLCSGALGTGGTQGRTLRGPCRGSLQGPTPYGGGAGRTS; encoded by the exons ATGATGACCCGCTGGGGCGAGCGGGGGACCACAGGGCTGCACCTGGCAAAGGCCgggaacag TGGGGCCCTGGGCGCGGGTGGGACCCAGGGGCGCACCCTGCGGGGCCTCTGCAGTGGGGCCCTGGGCGCGGGTGGGACCCAGGGGCGCACCCTGCGGGGCCTCTGCAGTGGGGCCCTGGGCGCGGGTGGGACCCAGGGGCGCACCCTGCGGGGCCTCTGCAGTGGGGCCCTGGGCGCGGGTGGGACCCAGGGACGCACCCTGCGGGGCCTCTGCAGTGGGGCCCTGGGCGCGGGTGGGACCCAGGGGCGCACCCTGCGGGGCCTCTGCAGTGGGGCCCTGGGCGCGGGTGGGACCCAGGGACGCACCCTGCGGGGCCTCTGCAGTGGGGCCCTGGGCGCGGGTGGGACCCAGGGGCGCACCCTGCGGGGCCTCTGCAGTGGGGCCCTGGGCGCGGGTGGGACCCAGGGGCGCACCCTGCGGGGCCTCTGCAGTGGGGCCCTGGGCGCGGGTGGGACCCAGGGACGCACCCTGCGGGGCCTCTGCAGTGGGGCCCTGGGCGCGGGTGGGACCCAGGGGCGCACCCTGCGGGGCCTCTGCAGTGGGGCCCTGGGCGCGGGTGGGACCCAGGGGCGCACCCTGCGGGGCCTCTGCAGTGGGGCCCTGGGCGCGGGTGGGACCCAGGGACGCACCCTGCGGGGCCTCTGCAGTGGGGCCCTGGGCGCGGGTGGGACCCAGGGGCGCACCCTGCGGGGCCTCTGCAGTGGGGCCCTGGGCGCGGGTGGGACCCAGGGGCGCACCCTGCGGGGCCTCTGCAGTGGGGCCCTGGGCGCGGGTAGGACCCAGGGGCGCACCCTGCGGGGCCTCTGCAGTGGGGCCCTGGGCACGGGTGGGACCCAGGGACGCACCCTGCGGGGCCCCTGCCGGGGATCTCTGCAAGGACCCACCCCTtacgggggcggggcggggaggaccAGCTGA